In a single window of the Priestia filamentosa genome:
- a CDS encoding RluA family pseudouridine synthase — protein sequence MEKRFTLFWEIPAHYDGTITRDFLKEHSISKASLTAIKFQGGFIKVNNQDETVRYILKEGDVLEVAFPLEKRSENIKAEKMPLDILYEDEHFLVVNKRAGIATIPSREHQSGTLSNALLYYYVQNDIHATLHFVNRLDKDTSGLLVVAKHRYSHYLFSKAQQSHKIHRFYQAFVHGVPAEEGTISASIGRADDSIIKREVVEHGQHAVTHYKVLERFKEAAIVELSLETGRTHQIRVHMSYIGHPLLGDDLYGGKQGRMNRQALHCCKMEFKHPFTGQYLSFIGELPEDMLKCQRELAQ from the coding sequence ATGGAAAAAAGGTTTACACTCTTTTGGGAAATTCCAGCACACTATGATGGAACAATAACAAGAGACTTTTTAAAGGAACATTCCATCTCAAAAGCATCGCTTACAGCAATTAAATTTCAAGGTGGATTTATTAAGGTTAATAATCAAGATGAAACAGTACGATATATATTAAAAGAAGGTGATGTTTTAGAGGTAGCTTTTCCACTTGAAAAACGAAGTGAGAATATTAAAGCGGAGAAAATGCCCTTGGATATTCTCTATGAAGATGAGCATTTTCTCGTTGTTAATAAAAGGGCGGGTATTGCGACAATTCCTTCACGGGAACATCAATCAGGTACGTTGAGTAATGCGCTTTTGTACTATTATGTGCAGAACGATATTCATGCGACACTACACTTTGTTAATCGACTTGATAAAGATACATCAGGACTTCTTGTTGTGGCAAAGCATAGATATAGTCATTATTTATTTTCAAAAGCGCAGCAAAGTCATAAAATCCATCGCTTTTATCAAGCATTTGTTCATGGTGTTCCTGCAGAAGAAGGAACAATATCAGCTTCAATTGGTAGAGCAGATGATAGCATTATTAAGAGAGAAGTTGTGGAGCATGGTCAGCATGCTGTAACTCATTACAAAGTGCTTGAACGCTTCAAAGAGGCAGCTATTGTTGAGCTTTCTTTAGAAACGGGAAGAACACATCAAATTCGCGTGCATATGAGCTATATCGGGCACCCTTTACTTGGAGATGATTTATACGGAGGTAAGCAAGGGAGAATGAACCGTCAAGCGCTCCACTGCTGTAAAATGGAATTTAAACACCCATTTACAGGTCAATATTTATCATTTATAGGAGAACTACCAGAAGATATGTTGAAATGTCAAAGAGAGCTTGCACAGTAA
- the prpE gene encoding bis(5'-nucleosyl)-tetraphosphatase PrpE, whose product MVKQSAQGFDVIGDIHGCYDEFVLLTKELGYQWNTDIPLHSEGRKLVFLGDLTDRGKNSLAVIDTVSKLVSKKAAFYCPGNHCNKLYRFFKGNKVQITHGLETTVAEYSSLSNDKQALVREQFMKLYENAPLYLVLNKGKLVVAHAGIREKDIGKHSHHVKTFVLYGDITGEVHPNGSPVRRDWAQHYEGKATIVYGHTPVKSVRKVNNTYNIDTGVVFGGALTAFRYPQYETLSIPSSMPYIEEKFSTFS is encoded by the coding sequence ATGGTTAAACAATCTGCGCAAGGATTTGATGTAATCGGTGATATTCATGGCTGCTATGATGAATTTGTCCTTTTAACAAAAGAGCTTGGTTACCAGTGGAATACCGATATCCCCTTACATTCAGAAGGAAGGAAACTCGTATTTTTAGGTGATTTAACAGATCGAGGAAAAAATTCCTTAGCTGTTATAGATACCGTTTCAAAACTCGTTAGCAAAAAGGCCGCTTTTTATTGTCCTGGTAACCACTGCAACAAACTTTATCGATTCTTTAAAGGAAATAAAGTACAAATCACCCATGGACTTGAAACAACTGTTGCTGAATATAGCTCCCTCTCCAACGACAAGCAGGCGCTCGTTCGTGAACAGTTCATGAAACTGTATGAAAATGCTCCTCTTTATCTTGTGCTTAATAAAGGAAAATTAGTTGTTGCACATGCTGGCATCCGAGAAAAAGATATTGGAAAACATAGTCATCATGTAAAGACCTTCGTTCTTTATGGAGACATCACAGGAGAAGTACATCCAAACGGCTCCCCAGTTCGTCGAGATTGGGCTCAGCACTATGAGGGGAAAGCAACTATTGTCTATGGACATACCCCTGTTAAAAGCGTCCGAAAAGTGAATAATACATATAACATTGATACGGGAGTAGTTTTCGGAGGAGCTCTCACAGCTTTCCGATATCCTCAATATGAAACGCTGTCTATTCCCTCCTCAATGCCGTATATTGAAGAGAAATTCTCTACTTTCTCTTAA
- the mgtE gene encoding magnesium transporter, which translates to MNNEKEQERKEQTELVLFHLLHLRDIETFREEFLNLHSYDQAQFYEELNEEERLILYSFLSPEEMASIFESIEVSEEEYKELLGEMMPDFAANMLADMYADDAVDVLNELDKEQVASYLTIMNDEAADEIKELLHYEESTAGSIMTTEYVAIYANETVSSAMRILKEKAPVAETIYYVFVIDDEKRLVGVISLRDLIVAEDDTLIREVMSERVVSVSVAEDQEKVARTMRDYDFLALPVVDFQNHLLGIITVDDVMDVIDEEASDDYSKLAGISDVDDTIRTPFSAAKKRLPWLVILLFLGMLTANLIGQFEETLDKVAILAVFIPLIGGMAGNTGTQALAVAVRGIATGEADKESKWKLIVREGLTGVITGGSCGILVVFVVYIWQHSFVLGLLVGASIFATLIAATIAGALVPIIMHKFKIDPAVASGPFITTVNDIISVLIYFGLATTFMSYLT; encoded by the coding sequence ATGAATAACGAAAAAGAGCAGGAAAGAAAAGAGCAGACAGAGCTCGTTTTGTTTCATTTACTTCATTTACGTGACATTGAAACATTTAGAGAAGAGTTTCTGAATCTCCATTCTTATGATCAAGCTCAGTTTTATGAAGAGCTTAATGAAGAAGAACGCCTTATTTTATATAGTTTCCTCTCACCAGAGGAAATGGCTTCAATCTTTGAAAGTATTGAAGTTTCAGAGGAAGAGTATAAGGAGCTTCTTGGCGAAATGATGCCGGACTTTGCAGCTAATATGTTAGCAGATATGTACGCTGATGATGCAGTTGACGTGTTAAATGAGCTTGATAAAGAACAAGTTGCAAGCTATTTAACAATTATGAATGATGAAGCAGCAGATGAAATTAAAGAGCTTCTTCATTATGAAGAATCAACTGCCGGCAGTATTATGACAACAGAGTACGTAGCTATTTATGCAAATGAGACAGTAAGTTCAGCAATGAGAATTTTAAAAGAAAAAGCACCTGTTGCTGAAACCATTTATTATGTATTCGTCATAGATGATGAGAAACGCCTTGTTGGAGTTATTTCTTTACGTGATCTTATTGTGGCAGAAGATGACACGTTAATTCGTGAAGTAATGAGCGAAAGGGTTGTATCTGTTTCTGTTGCTGAAGATCAAGAAAAAGTAGCACGTACAATGCGAGACTACGATTTTTTAGCTCTTCCAGTTGTTGATTTTCAGAACCACCTCCTTGGAATCATTACCGTTGATGACGTAATGGACGTTATTGATGAAGAGGCATCTGATGATTATTCAAAGCTTGCCGGGATTTCAGATGTTGATGATACGATTCGCACTCCCTTTTCAGCGGCAAAGAAACGCTTGCCGTGGCTTGTCATCCTACTATTTTTGGGAATGCTAACAGCAAATCTTATTGGGCAGTTCGAAGAGACACTTGATAAAGTGGCAATACTTGCAGTCTTTATTCCTCTTATTGGCGGAATGGCTGGTAATACAGGAACACAGGCATTAGCAGTTGCTGTTAGGGGAATTGCAACAGGTGAAGCAGATAAGGAAAGCAAATGGAAACTTATCGTCCGTGAAGGATTAACAGGGGTAATAACAGGAGGAAGCTGTGGAATCCTAGTCGTTTTTGTTGTTTATATATGGCAACACAGCTTCGTGTTAGGGCTGCTTGTTGGAGCTTCTATTTTTGCAACTCTTATTGCAGCAACAATTGCCGGAGCGCTTGTTCCAATTATTATGCATAAATTTAAGATTGACCCTGCTGTTGCTTCAGGTCCGTTCATTACAACCGTAAATGACATTATTAGTGTATTAATTTATTTTGGGCTTGCAACAACATTTATGAGTTATCTTACTTGA
- a CDS encoding monovalent cation:proton antiporter family protein has protein sequence MEEHASVVSLAIVVICAFLTPILLHRFRLRVIPVVVAEIIVGLIIGKSGFDLVQQDMWLETLSTLGFIFLMFLSGVEIDFSAFTGSKQKEQLSNGKKAPNTFAVSSLIFGGVFILSLILSYLFVWMGFIDNAFLMTLIISTISLGVVVPTLKDRQIMKTNIGQIILLVAVIADLVTMILLAVFASLHEGGGGSMWLLLILFGAGIVLYVFGNYFKKRSFVESLSTGTIQIGTRAIFTLIIVLVGLSESIGAENILGAFLAGVLVSLLSPNHDMVQKLDSFGYGFLIPIFFVMVGVELNLGEMLSDSKVIILIPLLVVALLISKIIPVYLLKKWYDTKTVFAAGFLLTSTLSLVIAAAKVGENLGVIDQKMSGALILVAVISSIISPILFAKLFRNPSSENPTVRVKLIGANQLTLPVTKELSPHVYDVTLFHPAQEKVEDETSSSLFDIVEIESYDIGELKKQDVFDTDILVVTSGNEERNADIALYAKEIGVERVIARIETPTLQDKVRDHDVDVFSVLTSTTSLMKALIESPSLIGILTNRDTALYQIDVHNPKYMNIPLRKFPFTGDVIFVRIFRGNESLIPHGDTELLRDDRIIVTGSTEYVEELKRTLQFGKSRSIEKPEL, from the coding sequence ATGGAAGAACATGCTTCAGTTGTCTCACTAGCTATTGTTGTTATCTGTGCTTTCTTAACTCCTATTTTGCTACATCGTTTCAGGTTAAGAGTGATCCCTGTTGTTGTAGCTGAAATTATTGTTGGTCTTATTATTGGAAAAAGTGGATTTGATCTTGTTCAACAAGATATGTGGCTTGAAACATTATCAACCCTAGGCTTTATCTTTTTAATGTTTTTGAGCGGAGTTGAAATTGATTTTTCTGCTTTCACGGGTAGTAAGCAAAAAGAACAGCTTTCAAATGGGAAAAAAGCTCCTAACACATTTGCTGTTTCAAGCTTAATTTTTGGAGGAGTTTTTATTCTCTCTCTTATCCTTTCCTATTTGTTTGTGTGGATGGGATTTATAGACAATGCGTTCTTAATGACCCTCATTATTTCAACTATTTCACTTGGCGTTGTTGTTCCAACCCTGAAAGACCGTCAAATTATGAAAACAAATATCGGTCAAATTATTTTACTTGTAGCTGTTATTGCTGACCTTGTTACAATGATTCTGCTTGCCGTTTTCGCTTCACTTCATGAAGGTGGCGGAGGAAGCATGTGGCTGCTGCTTATTTTATTTGGTGCTGGAATTGTCCTTTATGTTTTCGGGAACTATTTCAAAAAGCGATCTTTTGTTGAATCCTTATCAACAGGAACAATCCAAATTGGGACCCGGGCCATTTTCACTCTGATTATCGTACTTGTAGGATTATCAGAATCAATTGGGGCAGAAAATATTTTAGGTGCCTTTTTAGCGGGTGTTCTTGTTTCCTTATTGTCACCAAACCATGATATGGTACAGAAATTGGATTCCTTTGGATATGGCTTCTTAATTCCAATTTTCTTTGTAATGGTTGGAGTAGAGTTGAATTTAGGGGAGATGTTGAGTGATTCAAAAGTAATTATTCTTATCCCACTTCTTGTTGTAGCTTTACTTATTTCAAAAATCATTCCAGTTTATCTATTAAAGAAATGGTACGATACAAAAACAGTATTTGCGGCGGGTTTCTTATTAACTTCAACATTGTCTCTTGTTATTGCAGCTGCAAAAGTTGGTGAAAACTTAGGCGTTATTGATCAAAAAATGAGCGGAGCTCTGATTTTAGTTGCTGTTATTTCAAGCATTATTTCACCAATCTTATTTGCTAAGCTATTTCGTAACCCATCATCAGAAAATCCAACTGTTCGGGTTAAACTGATTGGAGCAAACCAGCTTACTTTACCTGTTACAAAAGAGCTTAGCCCACATGTATATGATGTTACATTATTTCATCCAGCACAGGAAAAAGTTGAAGATGAAACATCAAGTTCACTATTTGATATTGTTGAAATTGAAAGCTATGATATAGGAGAACTAAAGAAGCAAGATGTATTTGATACAGACATTCTTGTTGTGACATCTGGGAATGAGGAACGAAATGCAGATATTGCTCTTTATGCGAAAGAGATAGGTGTTGAGCGTGTTATTGCGCGAATTGAAACGCCAACTTTACAAGACAAAGTCCGTGACCATGATGTTGATGTTTTTTCAGTATTAACTTCAACAACGTCGTTAATGAAAGCTCTTATCGAGTCACCAAGCTTAATTGGGATTTTAACAAATAGAGATACAGCTCTTTATCAAATTGACGTTCATAATCCAAAGTATATGAACATTCCACTTCGGAAATTTCCATTTACAGGAGATGTGATTTTTGTTCGAATTTTTAGGGGGAACGAGTCCCTCATTCCTCATGGAGACACTGAACTATTAAGAGATGATCGGATTATTGTAACGGGTTCTACAGAGTACGTAGAAGAATTAAAGCGAACATTGCAGTTTGGAAAGAGTCGTTCAATCGAGAAGCCTGAACTTTAA
- the fabI gene encoding enoyl-ACP reductase FabI has translation MKSLSLEGRTYVVMGVANKRSIAWAIARSLHEAGARLVFTYAGERLEKNVQDLASSLEGANSLVLPCDVTNDEEVEKCFAQIKEEVGTIHGIAHCIAFANKEELQGEYMNTTREGFLLAHNISSYSLTAVAKASKDLMTEGGSIVTLTYLGGERVVQNYNVMGVAKASLDASVKYLASDLGQHGIRVNAVSAGPIRTLSAKGISDFNSILKDIEERAPLRRTTNPEEVGDTALFLFSDLARGITGETIHVDSGFHSMAR, from the coding sequence ATGAAAAGTTTATCCTTAGAAGGCCGTACATACGTAGTGATGGGGGTTGCTAATAAACGAAGCATTGCTTGGGCTATTGCACGTTCTTTACACGAAGCAGGTGCTCGCCTAGTTTTTACATATGCAGGAGAACGTCTTGAAAAGAATGTCCAAGACTTAGCTTCTTCTTTAGAAGGAGCAAATTCACTTGTATTACCTTGTGATGTAACAAATGACGAGGAAGTTGAAAAATGTTTTGCACAAATTAAAGAAGAAGTTGGAACAATTCACGGAATCGCTCACTGCATCGCATTTGCAAACAAAGAAGAGTTACAAGGTGAATACATGAACACAACGCGCGAGGGATTCCTGCTTGCGCATAACATTAGTTCTTATTCATTAACAGCTGTTGCAAAAGCAAGCAAAGATCTCATGACAGAGGGCGGCAGCATTGTTACCCTAACTTATTTAGGTGGAGAACGCGTTGTCCAAAACTACAATGTAATGGGCGTTGCCAAAGCTTCCCTTGATGCAAGTGTGAAATATTTAGCATCTGATCTTGGTCAGCATGGAATTCGTGTAAATGCTGTTTCAGCAGGTCCAATTCGCACGCTTTCTGCAAAAGGAATTAGTGATTTCAACTCTATTTTAAAAGATATTGAAGAGCGTGCACCACTTCGTCGCACAACAAACCCTGAAGAAGTTGGGGATACAGCATTATTCTTATTCAGCGACCTTGCACGCGGAATTACTGGAGAAACAATTCACGTTGATTCTGGTTTCCATAGCATGGCACGATAA
- a CDS encoding CotO family spore coat protein, with protein sequence MKKFNNEGENTPLMYIVQPEMIEKPKRSMQSVYQNSFFKKVKKTRDEREKVASLSKALEVVQNPLAEKEKEKKENKMFQKMSIEEKAAFLADFPPHLSQPVCQVETKERTYSGTIVKVEDKTLYMINPAKTEQTVVPTSEVKDITILKI encoded by the coding sequence TTGAAAAAGTTTAATAATGAAGGGGAAAACACGCCGCTTATGTATATTGTCCAACCAGAGATGATAGAAAAGCCAAAGCGATCGATGCAATCTGTGTACCAAAACTCCTTTTTTAAGAAAGTGAAGAAAACAAGAGATGAGCGTGAAAAAGTAGCATCGCTTTCAAAAGCACTTGAAGTAGTCCAAAATCCTTTAGCAGAAAAAGAAAAAGAGAAAAAAGAAAATAAAATGTTTCAGAAGATGAGTATTGAAGAAAAAGCGGCTTTTTTAGCTGATTTTCCACCACACCTCTCACAGCCTGTTTGTCAAGTAGAAACAAAAGAACGAACTTATAGTGGCACAATTGTAAAAGTAGAAGATAAGACTCTTTACATGATTAATCCAGCTAAAACGGAACAAACTGTTGTTCCTACAAGTGAGGTAAAAGATATTACCATTTTAAAAATATAG
- a CDS encoding DUF1360 domain-containing protein yields MTWMTLLLLVLATFRLTRLIVFDKITSFIRRPFHEIVEETLEDGSVTTYIKMKGTGLRRWIGELLSCYWCTGMWCAIGLYVLYSIYPDISFPFLFVLAIAGIAGIIESFVE; encoded by the coding sequence ATGACGTGGATGACTTTGCTACTGCTCGTTCTTGCTACGTTTCGTCTAACACGACTCATTGTTTTTGATAAGATTACCTCCTTTATTCGTCGTCCCTTTCATGAAATTGTAGAAGAAACGCTTGAAGATGGTTCTGTAACTACGTATATAAAAATGAAAGGAACAGGTTTGAGAAGGTGGATTGGGGAACTGTTAAGCTGTTATTGGTGCACAGGAATGTGGTGTGCTATCGGTCTTTATGTTCTTTATTCAATATATCCAGATATTTCATTTCCATTTCTCTTTGTACTTGCGATTGCAGGTATAGCTGGGATTATTGAATCATTTGTAGAATAA